In Amycolatopsis jiangsuensis, the following proteins share a genomic window:
- the mshA gene encoding D-inositol-3-phosphate glycosyltransferase, which yields MTSSLNGFRAEPRRIAVLSVHTSPLEQPGTGDAGGMNVYISQTAQEMARRGVEVEVFTRATSSDQPPQAELSPGVTVRHVQAGPFEPLSRDELPAQLCAFTSGVLRAEAFHEPGYYDLIHSHYWLSGQVGWLARDRWGVPLVHTAHTLAKVKNSLLAEGDKPEPRTRVMGEEQVVGEADCLVANTQVEARQLVDLYGAAPDAVHAVPPGVDLDRFTPGSKPEARRALDLPSDAVVLAFAGRIQPLKAPDVLLHAAAELLRRHPELARRLVVLIVGGPSGTGLAQPQALREMAATLGISEQVRFLPPQPGPKLRTVFRAADVVAVPSYNESFGLVALEAQACGTPVVAAEVGGLPVAVPHGVSGLLVPSHRATDWADALAAVALRPDWRAELVANAVPHARRFSWRRTTDSLLDIYAQASTAFRQALERRAEVAV from the coding sequence GTGACCAGCTCCCTCAACGGGTTCCGGGCCGAACCACGCCGGATCGCCGTGCTGTCCGTGCACACCTCACCGCTGGAACAGCCGGGTACCGGCGACGCGGGCGGGATGAACGTGTACATCAGCCAGACCGCGCAGGAGATGGCCCGGCGTGGCGTCGAGGTGGAGGTGTTCACCCGCGCGACGTCCTCGGACCAGCCGCCGCAGGCCGAGCTGTCGCCCGGCGTCACAGTGCGCCACGTCCAGGCCGGGCCGTTCGAGCCGCTCTCCCGCGACGAGCTGCCCGCTCAGCTGTGCGCGTTCACCTCCGGGGTACTGCGGGCCGAGGCGTTCCACGAACCCGGCTACTACGACCTGATCCATTCGCACTACTGGCTTTCCGGGCAGGTCGGCTGGCTCGCCCGGGACCGCTGGGGCGTACCGCTGGTACACACCGCGCACACCCTGGCCAAGGTCAAGAACTCGCTGCTGGCCGAAGGCGACAAGCCGGAGCCGCGGACCCGGGTGATGGGGGAGGAACAGGTCGTCGGGGAGGCCGACTGCCTGGTCGCGAACACCCAGGTCGAGGCCAGGCAACTGGTCGATCTGTACGGGGCCGCGCCGGACGCGGTGCACGCCGTTCCGCCGGGGGTCGACCTCGACCGGTTCACGCCGGGGTCGAAGCCGGAGGCCCGGCGTGCGCTGGACCTGCCGTCGGACGCGGTGGTGCTCGCCTTCGCCGGGCGTATCCAGCCGCTCAAGGCGCCGGACGTGCTGCTGCACGCCGCGGCGGAGCTGCTGCGCCGGCATCCGGAGCTGGCGCGACGGCTCGTGGTACTGATCGTCGGCGGGCCGTCCGGCACCGGGTTGGCGCAGCCGCAGGCGTTGCGGGAGATGGCCGCCACGCTCGGTATCTCCGAGCAGGTTCGGTTCCTTCCCCCGCAGCCGGGGCCGAAGCTGCGCACGGTGTTCCGTGCGGCCGACGTGGTCGCGGTGCCGAGCTACAACGAGTCGTTCGGCCTGGTCGCGCTGGAGGCCCAGGCGTGCGGTACGCCGGTGGTGGCCGCGGAAGTGGGCGGGCTGCCGGTCGCGGTGCCGCACGGGGTATCCGGGCTGCTGGTGCCTTCGCACCGTGCCACGGACTGGGCGGACGCGCTCGCCGCGGTCGCGCTGCGCCCGGACTGGCGGGCGGAGCTGGTCGCCAACGCGGTGCCGCACGCGCGGCGGTTCTCCTGGCGGCGGACCACGGATTCGCTGCTGGACATCTACGCTCAGGCGAGTACGGCGTTCCGGCAGGCTCTCGAACGACGAGCGGAGGTGGCGGTGTGA
- a CDS encoding alpha/beta fold hydrolase → MKTEVAGLGGVRIALRVEGAENTRPIVFVHGWAQSGAAWSAQLADPALSTRFRLVAMDLRGHGASDVPAVGYDDPRQWAEDLAAVLDFAGPDAILVGWSYGGLVIADYLRVHGSARLSGIVLAGAITEIGRGREGGRTGPIMRAALPAALSEDAEVAVPALVEFARAQANPRVPGTYAQAMLGQSLAVPPSVRGALFRRDIGSAEVLAAVDKPVLVVHGTADGVVSPAAAEYSAGKIPGAVLRWFVDAGHLPFVEEPGEFNSLLRQFSGETAEEQE, encoded by the coding sequence GTGAAAACCGAAGTCGCCGGCCTCGGCGGAGTACGCATCGCGCTGCGGGTCGAAGGTGCGGAGAACACGCGCCCGATCGTTTTCGTGCACGGATGGGCGCAGTCCGGCGCCGCCTGGTCCGCGCAGCTGGCCGATCCGGCGCTGTCCACACGGTTCCGGCTGGTCGCGATGGATCTGCGCGGCCACGGCGCGTCCGACGTGCCCGCGGTGGGCTACGACGATCCACGGCAGTGGGCCGAGGATCTCGCCGCGGTGCTCGACTTCGCCGGTCCGGACGCGATTCTGGTCGGCTGGTCCTACGGCGGCCTGGTGATCGCGGACTACCTGCGGGTGCACGGCAGCGCACGGCTGTCCGGGATCGTGCTCGCCGGCGCGATCACCGAGATCGGCCGGGGCCGCGAGGGTGGCCGGACCGGTCCGATCATGCGGGCCGCACTGCCCGCGGCGCTGTCCGAGGACGCCGAGGTCGCGGTTCCGGCGCTGGTCGAGTTCGCGCGGGCGCAGGCGAACCCCCGCGTGCCCGGAACGTACGCGCAGGCGATGCTCGGGCAGTCGCTCGCGGTACCGCCGTCGGTGCGTGGCGCGCTGTTCCGGCGGGACATCGGCAGCGCCGAGGTGCTGGCCGCGGTGGACAAGCCGGTGCTGGTCGTGCACGGCACGGCCGACGGTGTGGTGTCGCCCGCTGCGGCCGAGTACTCGGCCGGGAAGATTCCGGGGGCCGTTCTGCGTTGGTTCGTTGACGCGGGGCATCTGCCGTTCGTCGAGGAGCCGGGTGAGTTCAACTCGCTGCTGCGGCAGTTCTCCGGGGAAACGGCCGAAGAGCAGGAGTAG
- a CDS encoding L,D-transpeptidase: MIERRTVFKAALAAGAAALTAACATSNNGTALPQGGSENGGKPVEPVAKITATPAVDAKDAGVRDPIVVKVAEGKLTEVKVTSSSGAQVKGELAEDGSSWTSSESLGYGKTYTYSAKALGSDQRPAELTGSFATISPAKQVRATLNPADDAKVGVAMPISVKFNAAPKDRAAVEKALKVKTESDVEGAWGWLSATQVDWRPKEYWPENTTVEVEANLYGVELGGGAYGKADVTTKFTIGRNQVVKVHTPDHTMRVYRGGAEAKSYPCSNGLDAEVDRNTPNGTYIVMSKQPHAVFDNARYGYTNVNKKWACRISNHGEFIHENQDNAAAIGKTNNSHGCVNLLEADAKDFFDSAMIGDPVEVTGAQQKSPMGSDVKDWFYDWPTWQTLSAAK; the protein is encoded by the coding sequence GTGATCGAGCGCCGTACGGTGTTCAAGGCAGCGCTCGCCGCGGGCGCGGCCGCGCTCACGGCCGCGTGTGCGACCAGCAACAACGGCACCGCGTTGCCGCAGGGCGGCAGTGAAAACGGCGGCAAGCCGGTCGAGCCGGTGGCGAAAATCACCGCCACCCCGGCCGTCGACGCCAAGGACGCGGGAGTGCGCGATCCGATCGTGGTGAAGGTCGCCGAGGGCAAGCTGACCGAGGTCAAGGTGACCAGCTCCAGCGGCGCCCAGGTCAAGGGTGAGCTGGCCGAGGACGGCTCGTCGTGGACCAGCTCCGAATCCCTCGGCTACGGCAAGACCTACACCTACTCGGCCAAGGCGCTGGGCAGTGACCAGCGACCCGCCGAGCTCACCGGCTCGTTCGCCACGATCAGCCCGGCCAAGCAGGTGCGCGCCACGCTGAACCCGGCCGACGACGCGAAGGTCGGCGTCGCGATGCCGATCAGCGTCAAGTTCAACGCCGCGCCCAAGGACCGGGCCGCGGTGGAGAAGGCGCTGAAGGTCAAGACCGAGTCCGACGTCGAGGGTGCCTGGGGCTGGCTGTCCGCGACGCAGGTCGACTGGCGGCCGAAGGAGTACTGGCCGGAGAACACCACCGTGGAGGTCGAGGCGAACCTCTACGGCGTCGAGCTGGGCGGCGGCGCCTACGGCAAGGCCGACGTGACCACGAAGTTCACCATCGGCCGCAACCAGGTGGTCAAGGTGCACACGCCGGACCACACGATGAGGGTCTACCGCGGCGGCGCCGAGGCCAAGAGCTACCCCTGCTCCAACGGCCTCGACGCGGAGGTGGACCGCAACACCCCCAACGGCACCTACATCGTGATGTCGAAGCAGCCGCACGCGGTGTTCGACAACGCCCGTTACGGCTACACCAACGTGAACAAGAAGTGGGCCTGCCGGATCTCCAACCACGGCGAGTTCATCCACGAGAACCAGGACAACGCGGCCGCGATCGGCAAGACGAACAACTCGCACGGCTGCGTCAACCTGCTCGAGGCGGACGCGAAGGACTTCTTCGACTCGGCGATGATCGGCGACCCGGTGGAGGTCACCGGCGCGCAGCAGAAGAGCCCGATGGGCTCCGACGTCAAGGACTGGTTCTACGACTGGCCCACCTGGCAGACCCTCTCCGCGGCGAAGTGA
- a CDS encoding UDP-N-acetylmuramate dehydrogenase — MADGTAAPRLADCTTLRLGGPARRFVHAATSEDLVAAVRDADDAGEPVLLLGGGSNLVVADDGFAGTLVRIASSGWTRDGDGDGDADGDSDGDVVEVAAGQEWDAFVAELADAGLGGLECLSGIPGSVGATPIQNVGAYGCEVAESIVSVRLYDRAAREIRTVPAGELGFGYRTSVLKGTDRGVVLSVRFRIDPSGESAPVRYAELARTLGVEIGAKVPTARAREAVLGLRRGKGMVLDPADHDTWSAGSFFTNPIVPADESAATVARITAAAGEPPQYPAEGGVKLSAAWLIDRAGFGKGHPGPGGRVSLSTKHTLALTNRGGASTADLLALARQVRDGVEARFGVRLHPEPLLIGCAL; from the coding sequence CTGGCGGACGGCACCGCCGCACCGCGGCTCGCCGACTGCACCACCCTGCGGCTCGGTGGGCCGGCGCGCCGGTTCGTGCACGCCGCTACCAGCGAAGACCTCGTCGCCGCCGTGCGGGACGCGGACGACGCCGGCGAACCGGTGCTGCTGCTGGGCGGCGGATCGAACCTAGTGGTGGCGGACGACGGGTTCGCGGGCACGCTCGTGCGGATCGCGTCCAGCGGCTGGACCCGCGACGGCGACGGCGACGGCGACGCCGACGGCGACAGCGACGGCGACGTGGTCGAGGTCGCCGCCGGGCAGGAGTGGGACGCGTTCGTCGCCGAGCTGGCCGACGCGGGTCTCGGCGGGCTCGAATGCCTCTCCGGCATCCCCGGGTCGGTCGGTGCCACGCCGATCCAGAACGTCGGCGCGTACGGCTGCGAGGTGGCCGAGTCGATCGTCTCCGTGCGGCTCTACGACCGCGCCGCCCGGGAAATCCGCACGGTCCCTGCCGGGGAACTGGGCTTCGGCTACCGCACCAGCGTGCTCAAGGGCACCGACCGCGGGGTGGTGCTCAGTGTGCGGTTCCGGATCGACCCGTCCGGCGAGTCCGCGCCGGTGCGGTACGCGGAGCTGGCGCGCACGCTGGGTGTCGAAATCGGTGCGAAAGTCCCCACCGCGCGGGCTCGTGAGGCGGTGCTCGGCCTGCGCCGCGGCAAGGGCATGGTGCTGGATCCGGCGGACCACGACACCTGGAGCGCCGGTTCGTTTTTCACCAACCCGATCGTCCCGGCGGACGAAAGTGCCGCGACGGTGGCGCGAATCACCGCTGCCGCGGGCGAGCCACCGCAGTACCCGGCCGAAGGCGGGGTGAAGCTGTCCGCCGCGTGGCTCATCGACCGCGCCGGTTTCGGCAAGGGACACCCGGGTCCGGGTGGCCGCGTTTCCTTGTCCACCAAACACACCCTCGCGCTCACCAACCGTGGCGGGGCGAGCACCGCCGACCTGCTCGCGCTCGCCAGGCAGGTGCGCGACGGCGTCGAAGCCCGGTTCGGCGTGCGGCTGCACCCGGAACCCTTGCTGATCGGCTGCGCGTTGTGA
- a CDS encoding DUF2505 domain-containing protein, translating into MGSRIEHRGEFSGTLADVFAAVAGEEAVRARLAALGGDDGKLLSYTSEGDAVRYELQHGIPAARLPSAVRALHKGDIIVRRKQTWQPSGDSYKGRTDVTVSGVPGEISAQTSLTSSGSGGPDHSGAPGSPGSPGSPGSPGSPGSETMIFRTTGEVVVRIPLVGGRVEEFVAQQVTTLLQREDEFTTQWLTDHS; encoded by the coding sequence ATGGGTTCCCGGATCGAGCACCGTGGCGAGTTCTCCGGCACACTCGCGGACGTGTTCGCCGCAGTGGCCGGCGAGGAGGCAGTGCGAGCCCGCCTGGCCGCCCTCGGCGGCGACGACGGCAAGCTCCTGTCGTACACGTCCGAAGGCGACGCAGTGCGCTACGAACTGCAACACGGCATCCCCGCCGCGCGCCTGCCGTCCGCCGTACGCGCCCTGCACAAGGGCGACATCATCGTCCGGAGAAAGCAAACCTGGCAACCGTCAGGCGACAGCTACAAGGGCCGCACCGACGTCACCGTCAGCGGCGTACCAGGCGAAATCAGCGCACAGACGTCTCTCACCTCCAGCGGTTCCGGCGGTCCCGACCATTCCGGCGCCCCCGGCAGCCCCGGCAGCCCCGGCAGCCCCGGCAGCCCCGGCAGCCCCGGCAGCGAGACCATGATTTTCCGCACCACCGGTGAAGTCGTGGTCCGCATCCCCTTGGTCGGCGGCCGGGTCGAGGAGTTCGTCGCACAGCAGGTGACCACCCTCCTGCAGCGCGAGGACGAGTTCACCACCCAATGGCTGACCGACCACTCCTGA